In Streptomyces sp. NBC_00433, a single genomic region encodes these proteins:
- a CDS encoding flippase-like domain-containing protein has protein sequence MSIARNEGAGWQRTSVRSMAVVLPVAAVAALVAGKWTMINTSAGQLGSADGEWIAVACLAAFMTWVFSATALQGAVIERMPPGLLLAAQFAASAANHILPAGVGGNAVNLRFLVRRGLTPTRSVAALAVRACAAAIGRIVLLLAVLGLFPGALHLHRVTGGGPEIPDHPLLIAGVGAAIAAGVVVLVRCARRLRERLRDFLGSVAHDVRVLRGNRARMAALWGGSLAFPAMHAAVLVSVARAVHAPVPVSGVVVAYLFASTAAGWLPTPAGLGSLDAALGLALITAGASAVAATSAVLGYRLVTTWLPLMPGVLVLAMLVRRREL, from the coding sequence GTGTCCATCGCCCGCAACGAGGGTGCCGGCTGGCAGCGCACTTCCGTGCGGTCGATGGCCGTGGTGCTGCCGGTGGCCGCCGTGGCGGCCCTGGTGGCCGGCAAGTGGACGATGATCAACACCAGCGCCGGGCAGCTGGGCTCCGCGGACGGCGAGTGGATCGCGGTGGCCTGCCTGGCCGCCTTCATGACCTGGGTCTTCTCGGCCACCGCGCTGCAGGGCGCGGTGATCGAACGGATGCCCCCCGGGCTGCTGCTCGCGGCGCAGTTCGCGGCCTCCGCGGCCAACCACATCCTGCCCGCGGGTGTCGGCGGCAATGCCGTCAACCTGCGCTTCCTGGTGCGCAGGGGGCTGACCCCGACGCGTTCCGTGGCGGCGCTCGCGGTACGCGCCTGCGCCGCGGCGATCGGCCGGATCGTCCTGCTGCTCGCGGTGCTCGGGCTCTTCCCCGGCGCCCTGCACCTGCACCGGGTCACCGGCGGCGGACCCGAGATCCCCGACCATCCGCTGCTGATCGCCGGTGTGGGGGCGGCGATCGCGGCGGGCGTCGTGGTGCTGGTCCGGTGCGCCCGCCGGCTGCGGGAGCGGCTGCGGGACTTCCTCGGCTCGGTCGCGCACGACGTCCGGGTGCTGCGCGGCAACCGGGCCCGGATGGCGGCGCTGTGGGGTGGCTCGCTCGCCTTCCCGGCCATGCACGCGGCGGTGCTGGTCTCGGTGGCCCGCGCGGTGCACGCTCCGGTGCCGGTGAGCGGCGTCGTGGTGGCGTATCTGTTCGCCAGCACCGCGGCCGGCTGGCTGCCGACGCCGGCCGGGCTCGGCTCGCTCGACGCGGCTCTCGGCCTGGCCCTGATCACCGCGGGCGCCTCCGCGGTCGCGGCCACCTCCGCGGTCCTCGGCTACCGGCTGGTCACGACCTGGCTGCCGCTGATGCCGGGCGTCCTGGTGCTGGCGATGCTGGTGCGACGCCGCGAACTGTGA